One Dictyoglomus turgidum DSM 6724 DNA window includes the following coding sequences:
- a CDS encoding thiamine diphosphokinase codes for MNKEVKKILIFVNGETKITTFDLDEILPVDKVICANGGTKIALRLGIFPNIIVGDLDSITEDIEKRLAKHQVEWKIYPTEKDETDLELAIREAVKFNPNSIYIVGLLGGRIDHTLANIFFLERIKDLNIEPHVIDRKLRIYIMKGEEEKTIWGNKGDILSLIPLSEIVEGIYLEGLKYSLNYEPLYRNLTRGISNVFTDYQAKISIQKGTLLVIHLYQT; via the coding sequence ATGAATAAAGAAGTTAAAAAAATCTTGATTTTTGTAAACGGAGAAACTAAGATAACTACTTTTGATCTTGATGAAATCCTACCAGTAGATAAAGTAATATGTGCCAATGGAGGAACTAAGATTGCATTAAGGCTTGGAATCTTTCCAAATATTATAGTTGGAGATTTAGATTCAATCACTGAAGATATTGAAAAAAGGCTTGCCAAACACCAAGTTGAGTGGAAAATTTATCCCACTGAAAAAGATGAAACTGATTTAGAACTTGCTATAAGGGAAGCAGTAAAATTTAATCCAAATTCCATATACATCGTAGGGCTTCTAGGAGGACGTATAGATCATACACTTGCCAATATATTTTTCCTTGAAAGAATAAAAGATTTGAATATAGAGCCACATGTTATTGATAGAAAACTTAGGATTTACATTATGAAAGGAGAAGAAGAGAAAACCATCTGGGGGAATAAGGGGGACATTCTCTCCCTTATTCCCCTATCAGAAATAGTAGAAGGGATTTATTTAGAAGGACTTAAATATAGTTTGAATTATGAACCTCTCTACAGAAATCTTACTCGTGGTATAAGTAATGTGTTTACTGATTACCAAGCTAAGATCAGCATACAAAAAGGAACTTTATTGGTTATACATCTATACCAAACCTGA
- the gyrA gene encoding DNA gyrase subunit A, which translates to MAEKSKVILVGLEREMENSYLDYAMSVIVGRALPDARDGLKPVQRRIIYSMYESGILHNRPYRKSAHVVGNVLGRYHPHGDAAVYEALVRMAQDFSFRYPLIDGHGNFGSIDGDEPAAMRYTEVRLSPIASELIADIEKDVVDFVPNYDNSLREPVVLPTKIPQLLMNGSSGIAVGMATNIPPHNLGELIDALLYLIEKPTAEIEELLNFIKGPDFPTGGIIIGTKGIRESYLTGKGKLTVRGKLVIEETKKGDKNIIIKEIPYMVNKSNLLTQIAELVQEKKITGIKDLRDESDRHGIRVVIELKKDADPKIVINQLYKHTQLQTTFGVIMLAILDGQPKIFNLKELLTIFLEHRKDVVIRRTKYDLEKAKARAHILEGLLIALDHLDEVISIIRQAENSEKAKEKLMLRFKLTQNQAQAILDMRLHQLTRLEKERLMEEMKQIKENISILERILKDEKELWRVISEELKEIKKKYADERKTSIEEEEKSDITIEDILPDNPEVICITQDGYIKRLPLSTYQLQRRGGKGLNTLANNNDDVITSFVVTSTRSTLFLFSNKGKVYSIKTYELDETSRQSKGIAIKEYLNIENEERITEIISLSELPKNLYFFFITSKGIVKKTPVEEFENVRKSGIYAIKIGEGDFLVNVFLTSGNNEIIIFTRKGNAIRFHEKDTRPMGRVAQGVIGIKLRKDDSVIGGVILQESKQIVLVTKYGIGKRVNPQEFSTQKRGGIGIRAIKITSKTGDLIGVKNVSENDEILISTKKGQIIRIPVNNIPILSRNSQGVKLVKLNEDDSVVSMDLVENET; encoded by the coding sequence ATGGCTGAGAAAAGTAAAGTTATCTTAGTTGGTTTAGAAAGAGAAATGGAAAACTCTTACCTTGATTACGCCATGAGCGTAATCGTAGGTAGAGCTCTACCCGATGCAAGAGACGGCTTAAAACCAGTTCAAAGAAGAATCATCTATTCCATGTATGAATCGGGAATACTTCATAATCGACCTTACAGAAAAAGTGCTCATGTAGTAGGTAATGTACTAGGCAGATATCATCCTCATGGAGATGCAGCAGTTTATGAAGCTCTCGTAAGAATGGCACAAGACTTCTCTTTTAGATATCCCCTTATAGATGGTCATGGCAACTTTGGCTCTATAGATGGAGATGAGCCTGCCGCAATGAGATATACAGAGGTTAGACTATCTCCTATAGCCTCTGAGCTGATAGCAGATATCGAAAAAGATGTAGTTGATTTTGTACCTAATTATGATAATTCCTTAAGAGAACCGGTAGTGTTACCTACTAAAATCCCTCAACTTCTTATGAATGGTTCATCGGGAATTGCTGTAGGAATGGCAACAAACATTCCTCCCCACAATTTAGGAGAATTAATTGATGCCCTTTTATATCTTATTGAAAAACCTACAGCTGAAATAGAAGAGCTTCTCAATTTTATAAAAGGGCCTGATTTTCCTACCGGGGGAATAATAATTGGTACTAAGGGAATTAGAGAAAGTTATTTAACAGGTAAAGGAAAATTAACAGTAAGAGGAAAATTAGTCATTGAGGAAACTAAAAAAGGCGATAAAAACATAATAATCAAAGAAATACCGTACATGGTGAACAAATCAAATCTCCTCACTCAGATAGCCGAATTAGTTCAAGAGAAAAAAATAACTGGAATAAAAGATTTAAGAGACGAATCCGACAGGCACGGAATAAGAGTCGTTATTGAGCTTAAAAAAGATGCTGATCCTAAAATCGTTATAAATCAACTATACAAGCATACTCAACTTCAAACAACCTTTGGAGTTATAATGCTTGCCATATTGGACGGACAACCAAAGATTTTTAATTTAAAAGAGCTACTAACTATATTCCTTGAACATAGAAAAGATGTAGTTATAAGAAGAACTAAATATGATTTAGAAAAAGCAAAGGCAAGAGCTCACATATTAGAAGGTTTACTCATAGCCCTTGATCATCTTGACGAGGTAATCTCAATTATTCGGCAAGCAGAGAACTCAGAAAAGGCGAAAGAGAAGTTAATGTTGAGATTTAAGTTGACCCAAAATCAAGCCCAAGCAATCCTTGACATGAGATTACATCAACTTACAAGACTCGAAAAAGAAAGATTAATGGAAGAGATGAAGCAAATAAAGGAAAATATATCAATTCTTGAAAGAATATTAAAAGACGAAAAAGAACTTTGGCGCGTTATTTCTGAAGAGTTAAAGGAGATAAAGAAAAAATATGCTGATGAGAGAAAAACTTCTATAGAGGAAGAAGAAAAAAGCGATATTACTATTGAAGATATTCTGCCTGACAATCCTGAAGTGATATGTATAACTCAAGACGGTTATATTAAAAGACTTCCTTTATCTACATATCAGCTTCAAAGAAGAGGAGGAAAAGGTCTAAATACTCTTGCTAATAATAATGATGATGTAATAACGTCTTTCGTGGTAACTTCTACAAGAAGTACATTATTCCTATTTAGTAATAAAGGTAAAGTCTATTCTATAAAAACCTATGAATTAGATGAAACCTCAAGACAGAGTAAAGGAATAGCCATAAAAGAATATCTTAATATAGAGAACGAAGAAAGAATAACAGAAATAATCTCCCTTAGTGAACTTCCAAAAAATCTCTACTTCTTTTTTATCACATCAAAAGGAATCGTCAAGAAAACTCCTGTAGAAGAATTTGAAAATGTAAGAAAATCAGGAATATATGCTATAAAAATTGGAGAGGGAGATTTTCTTGTAAATGTATTCCTTACCTCAGGAAATAACGAAATAATTATATTTACACGAAAGGGCAATGCCATAAGGTTCCATGAAAAAGACACAAGACCCATGGGTAGAGTAGCCCAAGGAGTTATAGGCATAAAGTTGAGAAAAGACGACTCTGTAATAGGAGGAGTCATACTTCAAGAATCTAAACAGATAGTACTCGTAACCAAATATGGAATTGGAAAAAGAGTTAATCCACAGGAATTTTCAACCCAAAAAAGAGGTGGCATTGGAATAAGAGCAATTAAAATTACATCAAAAACTGGAGATCTTATAGGAGTAAAAAATGTCTCAGAAAATGATGAGATACTAATAAGCACGAAAAAAGGACAGATTATAAGAATTCCAGTAAACAACATTCCTATTCTTTCAAGAAATTCACAAGGAGTTAAGTTGGTAAAACTCAACGAGGATGATAGTGTAGTTAGTATGGATCTGGTGGAAAACGAAACATGA
- a CDS encoding archease produces MKNYELLDHTADIGIIVYGETKEKAFESAAEAMFDLMCPLEKIQEKECFDIEVDGEDLESLLVTWLNELLYVFEVQKLLFRRFDVTLIGHNQLISHCYGERFDPKKHEITREIKAVTYNLLKIEQREDKWMIQVVFDI; encoded by the coding sequence ATGAAAAATTATGAACTTTTAGATCATACTGCAGATATAGGAATTATAGTATATGGAGAAACAAAGGAAAAAGCCTTTGAATCAGCTGCTGAAGCAATGTTTGACCTTATGTGCCCCTTAGAAAAAATTCAAGAAAAGGAATGCTTTGATATTGAGGTTGACGGAGAAGATTTAGAATCTCTTTTAGTCACTTGGCTTAACGAACTTCTCTATGTATTTGAAGTACAAAAACTCTTATTTAGAAGGTTTGATGTAACCCTTATTGGACACAATCAACTTATAAGTCATTGTTATGGAGAAAGATTTGACCCTAAAAAACATGAGATAACAAGAGAGATAAAAGCAGTTACCTATAATCTTTTAAAAATAGAACAAAGAGAAGATAAATGGATGATACAGGTGGTATTTGATATATAA
- a CDS encoding DUF933 domain-containing protein, with the protein MANLIIGESQSGKTTFLKVLSKGRAHLKFSDINVCAVPKEDYRLIQLWKTFNSKSINFINMDFIDLPGNAKLSSLTPQFYERIQKSEILFYIIPLFREDLDIKNYTNNEQNEIILRDLEICERLLKNRKLNMAEKSVLEKIQKNLLEEKPLNEIELREDELKIISSWNFISIKPIFYVINVSNNQLEDSKFIEEIKNKLKNKIYFIFPAQLEEEIMELSEDEVKEYLSIYNLKDPIRNQVLDKIFEYNDLISFFTAGEKEARAWKLKKGSTALEAAGTIHSDIARGFIRAEVIRWDELVQIGDWKKAYQEGKVRIEKKDYIVQDGDVIYIRFHV; encoded by the coding sequence ATGGCAAACCTAATTATAGGAGAGTCCCAGTCTGGAAAAACCACATTTTTAAAAGTACTCTCAAAGGGAAGAGCCCATCTTAAATTTTCCGATATTAATGTATGTGCTGTTCCTAAGGAAGACTATAGATTGATTCAACTTTGGAAAACCTTTAATAGTAAATCTATTAATTTCATAAATATGGACTTTATTGATCTTCCTGGAAATGCTAAGCTTTCCTCTCTTACTCCTCAGTTTTATGAAAGAATTCAAAAATCTGAGATACTCTTTTATATAATACCTCTCTTTAGAGAAGATTTGGATATAAAAAATTATACGAATAATGAACAAAATGAAATTATATTGAGAGATTTAGAAATATGTGAAAGACTGTTAAAAAATAGAAAACTTAACATGGCAGAAAAAAGCGTATTAGAAAAAATACAGAAAAATCTTTTAGAGGAAAAACCCTTAAACGAAATTGAACTTAGAGAAGACGAATTAAAAATAATATCTTCTTGGAACTTTATCTCCATAAAACCCATTTTTTATGTAATAAATGTCTCTAACAATCAATTAGAGGATAGTAAATTTATAGAAGAAATTAAAAACAAACTTAAAAACAAAATTTATTTTATATTTCCTGCCCAATTAGAGGAAGAAATAATGGAGCTTTCTGAAGATGAAGTAAAAGAGTATTTATCTATTTATAACCTTAAAGACCCCATAAGGAACCAAGTTCTTGATAAGATTTTTGAATATAATGACCTGATCTCCTTTTTTACAGCTGGAGAAAAGGAAGCCAGAGCATGGAAACTCAAGAAAGGAAGTACCGCATTAGAGGCTGCAGGGACTATCCATTCAGATATAGCTAGAGGTTTTATAAGAGCTGAAGTGATAAGATGGGATGAACTTGTCCAAATAGGGGATTGGAAAAAAGCCTATCAAGAAGGAAAAGTAAGAATTGAAAAGAAAGATTACATAGTGCAGGATGGAGACGTGATTTACATCAGATTCCACGTATAG
- a CDS encoding RrF2 family transcriptional regulator: MKLPTRSRYGLRALIYIAKNQKEENPVSVRKIAEAEEIPLRYLERIMRILSQKGYVRAEVGAEGGYYLSMLPENIKILDVVEALEGRINLVDCLHGIKCKRMAYCPTRPLWMEMTKSLKETLAKYTLADFLREEEKIK; the protein is encoded by the coding sequence ATGAAATTACCAACGAGGTCAAGATATGGATTAAGAGCTTTGATTTATATTGCTAAAAATCAAAAAGAAGAAAATCCTGTAAGTGTTAGAAAGATAGCAGAAGCTGAGGAGATACCATTAAGGTATTTAGAAAGGATCATGAGGATCCTTTCTCAGAAGGGTTATGTTAGAGCAGAGGTAGGAGCTGAAGGAGGATATTATTTGAGCATGCTCCCTGAAAATATTAAGATTCTTGACGTGGTAGAAGCTCTTGAGGGTAGGATTAATCTTGTAGATTGTCTTCATGGGATAAAATGCAAAAGAATGGCTTATTGCCCTACAAGACCTTTATGGATGGAGATGACAAAAAGTTTAAAAGAAACCTTAGCAAAATACACCCTTGCTGACTTCTTAAGGGAAGAAGAAAAGATTAAATAA
- a CDS encoding alpha/beta hydrolase family protein, giving the protein MNFEYFLRLYGRERKYEFKAKNVREWEDWKTNFRKDLIRILGEFPESSDFKLEILEKSKLRNICVEKIKFNSSKDIEVIGYVLTPEINLPAPFVIAVPGHGVGAKDAVFGDSSGYMKNFGVLLAQSGFLTFVIEQLGFGERREEKDIEEREDKSSCRTYAFWALMQGKTLIGLRVWDIIRTIDLFLENFEIKSDAIGIYGISGGGTTALFTSAIDDRIKATVISGYLNTFRDSILSMSHCECNYIPGILEYGEMYDIASLIAPRFLFIEHGKKDPIFPIESTVFAFKKIKEVYDFLGVSENIDCEFFDGGHEIYANKSIFWLKRILQGK; this is encoded by the coding sequence ATGAACTTTGAATACTTTCTGAGGCTTTATGGAAGGGAAAGGAAGTATGAATTTAAAGCAAAAAATGTTAGAGAATGGGAAGATTGGAAAACAAATTTTAGGAAGGACTTGATCAGGATTTTAGGAGAATTTCCTGAAAGTTCAGATTTTAAATTAGAGATTCTTGAAAAAAGTAAGCTTAGAAATATCTGTGTGGAAAAAATTAAGTTTAACTCCTCAAAAGATATAGAAGTTATAGGTTATGTTTTAACTCCTGAAATAAATCTTCCTGCTCCTTTTGTAATAGCTGTTCCTGGACATGGAGTTGGAGCAAAAGATGCAGTTTTTGGGGATTCTTCAGGATATATGAAGAATTTTGGAGTTCTACTTGCTCAAAGTGGTTTTTTAACTTTTGTTATAGAGCAGCTTGGATTTGGAGAAAGAAGAGAGGAAAAAGATATAGAAGAAAGAGAAGATAAAAGCTCCTGTAGAACTTATGCTTTTTGGGCTTTAATGCAAGGCAAGACTCTAATAGGATTAAGGGTTTGGGATATTATAAGGACTATTGATCTTTTTTTGGAAAATTTTGAGATAAAAAGCGATGCTATTGGAATTTATGGAATCTCGGGAGGAGGAACCACTGCACTTTTTACCTCAGCTATTGACGATAGAATAAAAGCTACAGTGATTAGTGGGTATCTTAATACCTTTAGAGATAGTATTTTGTCAATGTCTCACTGTGAATGCAATTATATTCCAGGGATTTTAGAATATGGAGAAATGTATGATATAGCTTCTCTTATTGCTCCAAGATTCCTATTTATTGAGCATGGAAAAAAGGATCCTATTTTTCCCATAGAAAGCACTGTTTTTGCTTTTAAAAAAATTAAGGAGGTATATGATTTTTTAGGGGTTTCTGAAAATATAGATTGTGAATTCTTTGATGGTGGACATGAGATTTATGCTAATAAGTCTATTTTTTGGCTTAAAAGGATTTTACAAGGTAAATAA
- a CDS encoding endonuclease Q family protein translates to MRFIADFHIHSKYSRATSKDMNLEGISKWAKIKGVALLGTGDFTHPLWFEELEEKLKEENYGIYSYNSTNFILTSEVSLVYSQNKKLRRIHLIIFSPTLEIASKINKTLSKFCDLSVDGRPTIGKSILEILPLLWEISEDVHIIPAHAWTPWFSLFGSNSGFDSIEEAFDRYSSKIFALETGLSSDPPMNWRLSSLDKICLISNSDAHSPGKIGREANVFNCDMNYREIFNAIKTQDKNKFLFTIEFFPEEGKYHYDGHRNCNVSLHPKESQRLENLCPVCKKPLTIGVLHRVEALADREEGFIPQNKIPYVNLVPLEEIIAQAMDKDVSSPYVQREYMRFIENLGDELSILLYRDISEIAKVSEKVAIGIRLMREGKISIKPGYDGVYGKIEIFGNEDKRQISFF, encoded by the coding sequence TTGAGATTCATAGCAGATTTTCATATTCATTCCAAATATAGTAGAGCCACAAGCAAAGATATGAATTTAGAAGGGATTTCAAAATGGGCAAAGATAAAAGGTGTAGCCCTTTTAGGAACAGGAGATTTCACTCATCCTTTATGGTTTGAAGAATTGGAGGAAAAATTAAAAGAAGAAAACTATGGCATTTACTCTTATAATAGTACAAACTTTATATTAACCTCTGAAGTAAGTTTGGTATATTCTCAGAATAAAAAATTGAGAAGAATTCACCTGATTATTTTCTCACCCACGTTAGAAATTGCCTCCAAGATTAACAAAACCTTAAGTAAATTTTGCGACCTTTCTGTTGATGGAAGGCCTACTATTGGAAAATCAATATTAGAAATCTTACCTCTTCTTTGGGAGATATCTGAGGATGTTCACATAATTCCTGCCCATGCTTGGACACCGTGGTTTTCTCTATTTGGATCTAACTCAGGGTTTGATTCTATAGAAGAAGCTTTTGATAGATATAGTAGTAAAATCTTTGCCCTTGAGACAGGATTGAGTAGTGATCCTCCTATGAATTGGAGATTAAGCTCTCTTGATAAAATATGTCTGATTTCTAACTCTGATGCCCACTCGCCAGGGAAAATTGGAAGAGAAGCTAATGTATTTAACTGTGATATGAATTATAGAGAGATTTTTAACGCTATAAAGACCCAAGACAAAAATAAGTTTTTGTTTACCATTGAATTTTTCCCAGAAGAGGGGAAATATCATTATGATGGACATAGGAACTGCAATGTGTCTTTACATCCTAAAGAAAGCCAAAGATTAGAAAATTTATGTCCTGTATGTAAAAAACCTCTTACCATAGGGGTACTCCACAGAGTAGAAGCTCTTGCAGATAGAGAAGAGGGATTTATACCTCAGAATAAAATCCCTTATGTAAACTTAGTTCCTTTAGAGGAGATTATAGCTCAAGCCATGGATAAAGATGTATCTTCTCCTTATGTTCAAAGAGAATACATGAGGTTTATAGAGAACCTTGGTGATGAACTAAGTATTCTTCTTTATAGAGACATCTCTGAAATTGCTAAAGTATCTGAAAAAGTAGCTATAGGTATAAGACTCATGAGAGAAGGAAAAATTTCTATTAAACCAGGGTACGATGGGGTCTATGGAAAAATTGAAATATTTGGAAATGAAGACAAAAGACAAATATCCTTTTTCTAA
- a CDS encoding DUF4032 domain-containing protein — MRFFRGLFKKRHLKSFDEKLKEEDFIGWRDLGYQTIEVDKIVGSVGRYRDFDEEFRPLKGSSKSRLQELENAILRGKILPPIEVYKIKDEYYVVDGNHRVAVAKKLGQKEIDAHIIEYIPAETSMENILARERSDFELITGLRDIILTEIGQYRKLLSQILEHKYYMSERRGEEVSIKEAARDWYKNIYLPIVEKIRKEKLLDAFPGRTESDLYVYISDHKWLESQKRGYDIGFDKAIEDFKNFVPETSLKEKIFDLFKFQF; from the coding sequence ATGAGGTTTTTTAGAGGCTTATTTAAAAAAAGACATCTAAAAAGTTTTGACGAAAAATTAAAAGAGGAAGATTTTATTGGATGGAGAGATTTAGGCTATCAAACCATTGAGGTTGATAAAATTGTGGGAAGTGTAGGAAGGTATAGAGATTTTGATGAAGAGTTCAGACCATTAAAGGGAAGCTCAAAAAGCAGATTACAAGAGCTTGAGAATGCCATATTAAGAGGGAAGATCTTACCTCCCATTGAAGTTTATAAGATAAAAGATGAATATTATGTTGTAGATGGAAATCATAGAGTGGCGGTAGCAAAGAAATTAGGACAAAAGGAAATTGATGCTCATATAATAGAGTATATTCCTGCAGAGACTAGTATGGAAAATATATTAGCTCGGGAAAGATCAGATTTTGAACTAATAACGGGTTTAAGAGATATAATTCTTACAGAGATAGGGCAGTATAGAAAGCTTCTAAGCCAGATTTTAGAACATAAATATTATATGAGTGAGAGAAGGGGAGAGGAAGTTAGCATAAAAGAAGCAGCAAGAGATTGGTATAAAAATATATACCTACCTATTGTAGAGAAGATTAGGAAAGAAAAGCTTCTTGATGCTTTTCCTGGAAGAACCGAATCAGATTTATATGTATACATATCCGATCATAAATGGCTTGAAAGCCAAAAAAGAGGATATGATATAGGCTTTGACAAAGCAATAGAGGATTTTAAAAATTTTGTTCCAGAGACCTCCCTTAAGGAAAAAATTTTTGATCTTTTCAAATTTCAATTTTAG
- a CDS encoding metallophosphoesterase family protein, translating to MKILALADIESPNFYERFDISPYRGVEGVISCGDVMPELLTYIATMLNVPVFYVYGNHDEIYLKRPPEGCENIDGRIIEFKGKKILGLGGSIKYSDGKFQFTEKEMEGRIRRLYFKLRKGIDIVVAHSPPAGVHETGDFAHKGFESFLKLIIKYQPKYFLHGHTHMNYVYNSQRIAEIGKTKVINCSGIVILEL from the coding sequence TTGAAGATATTAGCCCTTGCAGATATAGAGTCTCCCAATTTTTACGAAAGATTTGATATTAGCCCATATAGAGGGGTGGAGGGGGTAATATCTTGTGGTGATGTTATGCCCGAACTTTTAACCTACATTGCTACCATGTTAAACGTACCTGTTTTTTATGTATATGGAAATCACGATGAGATATATTTGAAACGTCCTCCTGAAGGCTGTGAAAACATTGATGGTAGGATAATTGAATTTAAAGGAAAAAAAATATTAGGACTTGGAGGATCTATTAAGTACAGTGATGGGAAATTTCAATTTACAGAGAAAGAGATGGAAGGAAGAATAAGGAGACTTTATTTTAAATTAAGAAAGGGTATAGATATTGTGGTTGCCCATTCTCCCCCAGCAGGGGTTCATGAAACGGGTGATTTTGCTCACAAGGGCTTTGAATCTTTTCTTAAATTAATTATAAAGTACCAGCCTAAGTATTTTTTACATGGGCATACTCATATGAACTATGTTTATAACTCTCAGAGAATTGCTGAAATTGGAAAAACTAAGGTTATAAATTGTTCTGGGATAGTGATATTGGAGCTTTGA
- a CDS encoding bifunctional phosphoglucose/phosphomannose isomerase produces the protein MVEKLDQIEELKKLDPKDMYSAVYNLPEQIERAAEVAYNAEIKNISDKIDKVLVLGMGGSAIGGDVLQSVLFKEAKFPVFVNRDYDLPNWVDESTLVFAVSYSGHTVETINSAKLSYSRGASVVAVTSGGVLKEFAQENNLTLVEIPSGMAPRAAIGYVTIPSFVILERLGLISSKKKDIEETVAYLRNKREEFKIEVPTEQNVAKKVAKMMFKHIPVIYAVEEKWKVAAYRWKCQINENSKYPAFYHFFPELNHNEIMAWEAIDNVIKPLTLIFLYTSLEGEMKIRVEFMQEKISARGVPVFLWQAEGNNPLTQFFSLTYLGDFATVYLAYLADKDPFSIGYINELKLRIGQALS, from the coding sequence ATGGTAGAAAAGTTAGATCAGATTGAAGAACTTAAAAAATTAGATCCCAAAGATATGTACTCTGCGGTTTATAATCTACCTGAACAGATTGAAAGAGCAGCAGAAGTTGCATACAATGCTGAAATTAAGAACATATCCGATAAAATTGACAAAGTTCTTGTACTTGGAATGGGTGGCTCTGCCATAGGTGGAGATGTCTTACAAAGTGTACTCTTTAAAGAAGCTAAATTTCCAGTTTTTGTAAATAGGGATTATGATTTACCAAATTGGGTTGATGAAAGCACCTTAGTTTTTGCTGTTAGTTATTCGGGGCATACAGTAGAAACTATAAATTCGGCAAAACTATCCTATAGTAGGGGTGCATCAGTGGTTGCTGTAACTAGTGGCGGAGTATTGAAAGAATTTGCTCAAGAAAACAATCTTACCCTTGTAGAGATACCGAGTGGAATGGCTCCAAGGGCAGCCATAGGTTATGTGACTATACCATCTTTTGTAATTTTGGAAAGATTAGGACTTATTTCTTCTAAAAAGAAGGATATTGAAGAGACAGTAGCATATTTGAGAAATAAGAGAGAAGAATTTAAGATTGAGGTTCCCACTGAACAAAATGTGGCAAAAAAAGTTGCAAAAATGATGTTCAAACATATTCCTGTTATTTATGCTGTGGAAGAAAAATGGAAGGTAGCTGCTTATAGATGGAAATGTCAAATAAATGAGAATTCGAAATATCCTGCTTTTTATCATTTCTTTCCCGAATTAAATCATAACGAAATTATGGCGTGGGAAGCTATAGACAATGTTATAAAGCCATTAACTTTAATTTTCCTTTACACATCTCTTGAGGGAGAGATGAAGATAAGAGTTGAGTTTATGCAAGAGAAGATCTCGGCAAGAGGAGTTCCAGTATTTCTTTGGCAAGCAGAAGGTAATAATCCATTGACTCAATTTTTCTCCCTAACTTATCTTGGGGATTTTGCTACTGTCTACCTTGCTTATCTTGCAGATAAGGATCCCTTCTCCATAGGCTATATAAATGAGCTTAAATTAAGGATTGGACAGGCTTTAAGTTGA
- a CDS encoding OsmC family protein, translating to METKVVWDGKMQFTGTTPSNFNIVMDAVPEHGGENKGPAPMELIPVALGGCTGMDVISILNKMKEKVEHFEMRITTERATEHPKVYTKVHIEYIFKGENLNEENIKKAIELSQNKYCSVSAILRGTAEVTYSYKIL from the coding sequence ATGGAAACAAAAGTAGTATGGGATGGAAAAATGCAATTTACAGGTACTACACCATCAAATTTTAATATTGTAATGGACGCAGTTCCTGAGCACGGTGGAGAAAACAAAGGACCAGCCCCAATGGAGCTTATTCCCGTAGCTCTTGGTGGGTGTACTGGTATGGATGTTATTTCCATTTTAAACAAAATGAAGGAAAAAGTAGAGCATTTTGAGATGAGAATTACCACAGAAAGAGCTACAGAACATCCTAAGGTATACACTAAGGTTCACATTGAGTATATTTTTAAAGGCGAAAATCTCAATGAGGAAAATATTAAAAAGGCAATAGAACTATCCCAAAATAAATACTGCTCAGTCTCTGCTATTTTAAGGGGAACAGCAGAGGTAACTTATTCATACAAGATTTTATAG